In one Pseudomonas sp. SCA2728.1_7 genomic region, the following are encoded:
- a CDS encoding murein hydrolase activator EnvC translates to MLRVLIALALTCLLQPAFADERAQTQQQLDATRQDIAELKKLLSKVQEEKSGVQKELKGTETELGKLQKQVDALQKELQKSESELQRLDAEKKKLQSARTEQQRLIAIQARAAYQNGRQEYLKLLLNQQNPEKFARTLTYYDYLSQARLEQLKNFNETLRQLANVEKDIAAQQAQLLVQKSSLDTQRDELENVRKERQQVLAKLNDDVKARDQKLAAREQDQADLSKVLKTIEETLARQAREAEEARQKALIAQQEAEKKRLREAQAENSDAPRKPVKSTPGALVSSSGETFGGPFAATRGKLPWPVDGRLLARFGESRGDDARTKWDGVMISASAGSQVHAVHGGRVVFADWLRGAGLLVILDHGNGFLSLYGHNQTLLKSAGDVVKAGESISTVGNSGGQDTSALYFAIRQQGHPSDPAQWCRAQG, encoded by the coding sequence ATGCTCCGCGTCCTGATCGCCCTCGCTCTGACCTGCCTGCTCCAACCGGCCTTCGCTGACGAGCGCGCGCAAACCCAACAGCAGTTGGACGCCACGCGTCAGGACATTGCCGAGCTGAAAAAGCTGCTGAGCAAAGTCCAGGAAGAAAAATCCGGCGTACAGAAAGAGCTCAAGGGCACTGAAACCGAGCTGGGCAAGTTGCAGAAGCAGGTCGACGCACTGCAGAAAGAACTGCAGAAAAGCGAATCCGAGCTGCAGCGACTCGATGCAGAGAAAAAAAAACTCCAGAGCGCGCGCACTGAACAGCAGCGACTGATCGCCATTCAGGCCCGTGCGGCTTATCAGAACGGTCGCCAGGAATACCTCAAGCTGCTGCTCAACCAGCAGAACCCCGAGAAATTCGCCCGCACCCTCACCTATTACGATTACCTGAGCCAGGCGCGCCTGGAGCAGTTGAAGAACTTCAACGAAACCCTGCGCCAGCTGGCCAACGTCGAAAAAGACATTGCCGCCCAGCAGGCGCAATTGCTGGTGCAGAAAAGCAGCCTCGATACCCAGCGCGATGAACTGGAAAATGTCCGCAAGGAACGTCAGCAGGTCCTCGCCAAGCTCAACGATGACGTAAAAGCCCGCGACCAGAAACTGGCCGCCCGCGAGCAGGATCAGGCAGACCTGTCTAAAGTCCTTAAAACCATTGAAGAAACCCTGGCCCGCCAAGCCCGTGAGGCAGAAGAAGCGCGGCAGAAAGCGCTGATCGCCCAGCAGGAAGCGGAAAAAAAGCGTTTGCGTGAGGCGCAGGCTGAAAACAGCGACGCCCCACGGAAACCGGTCAAATCCACTCCCGGCGCGCTGGTCTCCAGCAGCGGGGAGACCTTCGGTGGCCCTTTTGCTGCAACCCGGGGAAAACTTCCTTGGCCGGTTGATGGTCGACTGCTGGCACGCTTCGGCGAAAGCCGTGGCGACGATGCCCGGACCAAGTGGGACGGCGTGATGATCAGCGCCTCCGCTGGCAGTCAGGTGCATGCCGTACACGGTGGTCGCGTGGTGTTCGCCGACTGGCTGCGCGGTGCCGGGTTGCTGGTGATCCTTGATCACGGCAACGGTTTTCTGAGTCTTTACGGTCACAACCAGACGCTGCTCAAGTCGGCCGGTGATGTGGTTAAAGCCGGTGAGTCCATTTCCACTGTCGGTAACAGTGGCGGTCAGGACACATCAGCGCTGTATTTCGCAATTCGTCAGCAGGGTCACCCGAGTGATCCGGCGCAATGGTGCCGCGCGCAAGGATAA
- a CDS encoding S41 family peptidase: MLHLSRLTSLALTIALVIGAPLAFAAQPAPAVAPAGTAATSKAPLPLEELRTFAEVMDRIKAAYVEPVDDKTLLENAIKGMLSNLDPHSAYLGPEDFTELQESTSGEFGGLGIEVGAEDGFIKVVSPIDDTPASKAGIQAGDFIVKINGAPTRGQTMTEAVDKMRGKIGQKITLTLVRDGGTPFDVTLARAVIQVKSVKAQLLETGYAYIRITQFQVKTGEEVSKALAKLRKDNGKKLNGIILDLRNNPGGVLQAAVEVVDHFITKGLIVYTKGRIANSELRFSATGKDESEAVPMVVLINGGSASASEIVAGALQDQKRAVVMGTTSFGKGSVQTVLPLNNDRALKITTALYFTPNGRSIQAQGIVPDIEVRKAKITNEADGDYFKEADLQGHLGNGNGGADKPTGSGAKPKAMPQDDDYQLAQALSLLKGLSITSGR, encoded by the coding sequence ATGCTGCATTTGTCCCGCCTTACCTCGCTGGCCCTGACGATCGCCCTGGTGATCGGCGCGCCTCTGGCGTTCGCCGCGCAACCGGCCCCGGCCGTCGCTCCGGCAGGCACAGCCGCAACCTCCAAGGCACCGTTGCCGCTGGAAGAGTTGCGCACCTTTGCCGAGGTCATGGACCGGATCAAAGCCGCCTACGTCGAGCCGGTGGACGACAAGACCCTGCTGGAAAACGCGATCAAGGGCATGCTCAGCAACCTTGATCCGCACTCGGCCTACCTTGGCCCGGAAGACTTCACCGAGCTGCAGGAAAGCACCAGCGGTGAATTCGGCGGCCTGGGCATCGAAGTCGGCGCCGAAGACGGCTTCATCAAGGTTGTCTCGCCAATCGATGACACCCCGGCGTCGAAGGCCGGCATTCAGGCCGGCGACTTCATCGTCAAGATCAACGGCGCACCGACGCGCGGCCAGACCATGACCGAAGCCGTAGACAAGATGCGCGGCAAGATTGGCCAGAAAATCACCCTGACCCTGGTGCGCGATGGCGGCACGCCATTCGACGTGACCCTGGCCCGTGCGGTGATTCAGGTGAAGAGCGTCAAGGCGCAGCTGCTGGAAACCGGCTACGCGTACATCCGCATCACCCAGTTCCAGGTCAAGACCGGCGAAGAGGTCTCCAAGGCCCTGGCCAAGCTGCGCAAGGACAACGGCAAGAAGCTCAACGGCATCATTCTCGACCTGCGCAACAACCCGGGCGGCGTGTTGCAGGCGGCGGTGGAAGTGGTCGACCACTTCATCACCAAAGGTCTGATCGTTTACACCAAAGGCCGGATCGCCAACTCCGAACTGCGTTTCTCTGCCACCGGCAAAGACGAAAGCGAAGCGGTGCCAATGGTGGTGCTGATCAACGGTGGCAGCGCCTCGGCCTCGGAAATCGTTGCCGGCGCCCTGCAGGATCAGAAACGCGCCGTGGTCATGGGCACCACCAGTTTCGGCAAAGGCTCGGTGCAAACCGTGCTGCCGCTGAACAACGACCGCGCACTGAAGATCACCACAGCGCTGTACTTCACACCGAACGGCCGCTCGATTCAGGCACAGGGCATCGTTCCGGATATCGAAGTACGCAAGGCCAAGATCACCAACGAGGCCGATGGCGATTACTTCAAGGAAGCCGACCTGCAAGGTCACTTGGGCAACGGCAACGGCGGCGCGGACAAACCGACCGGCTCCGGCGCCAAGCCCAAAGCCATGCCGCAGGATGACGATTACCAATTGGCCCAGGCCCTGAGCCTGCTCAAAGGGCTGAGCATTACGTCCGGCCGCTGA